A genomic segment from Curtobacterium sp. MCSS17_007 encodes:
- the iolD gene encoding 3D-(3,5/4)-trihydroxycyclohexane-1,2-dione acylhydrolase (decyclizing) produces the protein MSQHTGAEQTRRMTVGQALVEFLANQWTVDGDVRERTIPGIFGIFGHGNVAGLGQAIKQLHVEQPGLLPYHQARNEQAMVHEAVGFARMHRRRATFASTASVGPGAANMLTAAALATTNRLPALLLPSDTFATRTTDPVLQQIELPHDTSLQVTDAFRPLSRYFDRVERPEQLFSIALAAMRVLTDPAETGAVTIALPEDVQAEEFDVPVAFLQPREWHIRRPLPEHGPLARAVAAIAAAERPVIVAGGGVLYSGAEDELRAFVEATGIPVGTSQAGGGSLSWDHPQYLGGIGATGTAAANAIAAQADVVIGIGTRYSDFTTASRTAFQDPDVTFVNVNVAAFDAYKHGSQLPLVADAREALVALTSALTTGSSSAVDAGYAAEIASRKQEWDQTVDAAFAPSGSALPGQPEIIGAVQEVSDPRDVVIQAAGSLPGDLHKLWRVRDALGYHVEYAFSCMGYEIAGGIGVRRGAPDRDAIVMVGDGSYLMLHTELVTAVAEGIKIIVVLIQNHGYASIGHLSETVGSERYGTKYRYLDETRSFDDGDPLPVDLAANARSYGVDVIEVQPGPHAIEDLKAAVRQAKANDHTTLVHINSDPLVYAPEGDGWWDVPVAQTSTLESTRAARAEYEQQVASQRPLLG, from the coding sequence ATGAGCCAGCACACCGGTGCGGAGCAGACCCGCCGGATGACCGTCGGCCAGGCACTCGTCGAGTTCCTCGCCAACCAGTGGACCGTCGACGGCGACGTCCGCGAGCGCACCATCCCCGGGATCTTCGGCATCTTCGGGCACGGCAACGTCGCCGGGCTCGGCCAGGCGATCAAGCAGCTGCACGTCGAGCAGCCCGGCCTGCTGCCGTACCACCAGGCCCGGAACGAGCAGGCGATGGTCCACGAGGCCGTCGGCTTCGCCCGCATGCACCGCCGCCGGGCGACGTTCGCCAGCACGGCGTCGGTCGGCCCCGGCGCCGCGAACATGCTGACCGCCGCCGCCCTCGCGACGACGAACCGGCTGCCCGCGCTGCTGCTGCCGTCGGACACCTTCGCCACGCGCACGACCGACCCGGTCCTGCAGCAGATCGAACTGCCGCACGACACCTCGCTGCAGGTGACCGACGCGTTCCGCCCGCTGTCGCGGTACTTCGACCGCGTCGAGCGCCCGGAGCAGCTGTTCTCGATCGCGCTCGCCGCGATGCGTGTGCTCACCGACCCGGCCGAGACCGGTGCCGTGACGATCGCCCTGCCGGAGGACGTGCAGGCCGAGGAGTTCGACGTCCCCGTCGCCTTCCTGCAGCCCCGCGAGTGGCACATCCGCCGCCCGCTGCCCGAGCACGGCCCGCTCGCCCGCGCCGTCGCGGCGATCGCGGCTGCGGAGCGACCGGTCATCGTCGCCGGCGGCGGCGTCCTGTACTCGGGCGCAGAGGACGAGCTGCGCGCGTTCGTCGAGGCGACCGGGATCCCGGTCGGCACCTCGCAGGCGGGTGGCGGTTCGCTCAGCTGGGACCACCCGCAGTACCTCGGCGGCATCGGCGCGACCGGGACGGCCGCCGCCAACGCGATCGCGGCCCAGGCCGACGTCGTGATCGGGATCGGCACGCGCTACAGCGACTTCACGACCGCGTCGCGCACCGCGTTCCAGGACCCGGACGTCACCTTCGTGAACGTCAACGTCGCGGCGTTCGACGCCTACAAGCACGGCTCGCAGCTGCCGCTCGTCGCGGACGCCCGGGAGGCGCTGGTCGCGCTCACATCGGCACTCACGACCGGGTCGTCCTCCGCCGTGGACGCCGGCTACGCCGCCGAGATCGCGTCGCGCAAGCAGGAGTGGGACCAGACGGTGGACGCCGCGTTCGCGCCGTCGGGCAGCGCCCTGCCCGGACAGCCGGAGATCATCGGCGCCGTGCAGGAGGTCTCCGACCCCCGCGACGTCGTCATCCAGGCGGCCGGCTCGCTGCCGGGCGACCTGCACAAGCTGTGGCGGGTGCGGGACGCACTCGGCTACCACGTCGAGTACGCGTTCTCGTGCATGGGCTACGAGATCGCCGGAGGCATCGGCGTCCGTCGCGGTGCCCCGGACCGCGACGCGATCGTCATGGTCGGCGACGGCTCGTACCTCATGCTGCACACCGAGCTCGTCACCGCCGTCGCCGAGGGCATCAAGATCATCGTCGTGCTCATCCAGAACCACGGGTACGCGTCGATCGGACACCTGTCCGAGACCGTCGGTTCCGAGCGCTACGGCACGAAGTACCGGTACCTCGACGAGACCCGTTCGTTCGACGACGGCGACCCGCTGCCCGTCGACCTCGCCGCGAACGCCCGGTCGTACGGCGTCGACGTGATCGAGGTGCAGCCCGGCCCGCACGCCATCGAGGACCTCAAGGCCGCGGTGCGCCAGGCGAAGGCGAACGACCACACCACGCTCGTGCACATCAACTCGGACCCGCTCGTCTACGCCCCCGAGGGCGACGGCTGGTGGGACGTGCCGGTCGCGCAGACCTCCACGCTCGAGAGCACCCGTGCCGCCCGTGCCGAGTACGAACAGCAGGTCGCGTCGCAGCGGCCCCTGCTCGGCTGA
- the rmuC gene encoding DNA recombination protein RmuC: protein MQILALVIGLVLGIAVGAVVAWSLARARAGVDAASARATADALRAQLDSVRADAEERLDAQDAQYRRQVDSLERRAAELEHLVQRMHGADAARNQGESKVLSALSPVAQTLDQMRAKIAELEQSRTEQYGALSAQLRSAAESEERLRATADTLASALSSNSTRGVWGETQLRNVVEAAGLLERVDFDVQSSVTTSAGTARPDMVVHLPGGKTIAVDAKVPFSAYLQAAEIPASATGAEGARRDQLIGQHVKALRAHVDALAAREYWTGYDASPELTIAFIPSESLISSALAADPGLLDHAFRKRIALASPVTLWSVLKTVAFSWQQDVVTAEARELFRVSRELYGRLATLGGHVDKLGRAIRGSVVDYNRFVGSLERQVLPSARRLSLLDESKVLADPGTIDDEPRLLTAPELVGALDDD from the coding sequence ATGCAGATCCTCGCCCTGGTCATCGGCCTCGTCCTCGGGATCGCCGTGGGCGCCGTCGTCGCGTGGTCGCTCGCCCGTGCGCGCGCCGGCGTCGACGCCGCCTCGGCCCGCGCCACGGCGGACGCGCTGCGCGCCCAGCTCGATTCCGTGCGCGCCGACGCCGAGGAACGGCTCGACGCCCAGGACGCCCAGTACCGCCGCCAGGTCGACTCGCTCGAACGCCGTGCCGCCGAGCTCGAGCACCTCGTGCAGCGGATGCACGGGGCCGACGCGGCGCGCAACCAGGGCGAGTCGAAGGTGCTGTCGGCGCTCAGCCCCGTGGCGCAGACGCTCGACCAGATGCGGGCGAAGATCGCCGAGCTCGAGCAGTCGCGGACCGAGCAGTACGGCGCACTGTCCGCCCAGCTGCGGTCCGCCGCCGAGTCCGAGGAACGACTCCGCGCCACGGCCGACACGCTCGCGAGCGCCCTGTCGTCGAACAGCACCCGGGGCGTCTGGGGCGAGACGCAGCTGCGCAACGTCGTCGAGGCAGCCGGCCTGCTCGAACGGGTCGACTTCGACGTGCAGTCCTCGGTGACGACCAGCGCCGGCACCGCCCGACCCGACATGGTCGTGCACCTCCCGGGCGGCAAGACCATCGCCGTCGATGCGAAGGTGCCCTTCAGCGCCTACCTGCAGGCCGCCGAGATCCCGGCGAGCGCGACCGGGGCCGAGGGCGCCCGGCGTGACCAGCTGATCGGGCAGCACGTGAAGGCGCTGCGCGCGCACGTGGACGCCCTCGCTGCGCGGGAGTACTGGACCGGCTACGACGCATCGCCCGAGCTGACGATCGCCTTCATCCCGTCCGAGTCCCTGATCTCGAGCGCCCTCGCCGCCGATCCGGGGCTGCTGGACCACGCGTTCCGCAAGCGGATCGCCCTGGCGTCACCCGTCACGCTGTGGTCGGTGCTGAAGACCGTCGCGTTCTCGTGGCAGCAGGACGTCGTCACCGCCGAGGCGCGGGAGCTCTTCCGGGTCTCCCGGGAGCTCTACGGCCGCCTGGCGACGCTCGGGGGCCACGTCGACAAGCTGGGCCGGGCGATCCGCGGGTCCGTGGTCGACTACAACCGCTTCGTGGGGTCGCTCGAGCGCCAGGTGCTGCCGAGCGCCCGGCGACTGTCACTGCTCGACGAGTCGAAGGTGCTCGCCGACCCGGGGACGATCGACGACGAGCCGCGGCTGCTCACCGCGCCCGAGCTCGTCGGCGCGCTCGACGACGACTGA
- the iolC gene encoding 5-dehydro-2-deoxygluconokinase → MTNEAPHAHDVITMGRVSVDVYPQQTGPLEDVSTFSKSVGGSATNVAIAAARHGADAAVITRTGNDPFGRYIARTLPEFGVANDFVTTVDGLNTPVAFCEIFPPDDFPLYFYRAPKAPDLMITAKSLPLHAIERARVFWTTVTGLSEEPSRSAHHTAFEARSAALRDTSGSTELHTVLDLDYRAVFWSSPEAATREVAVALEHATVAVGNREECEVAVGETDPVRAADALLERGVEIAIVKQGPKGVLAKTRDETVEYRPHTIDVVNGLGSGDGFGGALVHGLLQGWSLDRTLAFANAAGAIVATRFECSTAMPTSDEIEDFLRTNPAQATTKEGVDA, encoded by the coding sequence ATGACCAACGAAGCTCCTCACGCCCACGACGTGATCACGATGGGACGCGTCAGCGTCGACGTCTACCCCCAGCAGACCGGCCCGCTCGAGGACGTCTCGACCTTCTCGAAGTCCGTCGGCGGGAGCGCGACCAACGTCGCCATCGCCGCAGCTCGACACGGTGCGGACGCCGCGGTGATCACCCGCACCGGCAACGACCCGTTCGGCCGCTACATCGCGCGCACCCTGCCGGAGTTCGGCGTGGCGAACGACTTCGTCACCACGGTCGACGGGCTCAACACCCCGGTGGCCTTCTGCGAGATCTTCCCGCCGGACGACTTCCCGCTGTACTTCTACCGGGCGCCGAAGGCCCCGGACCTCATGATCACCGCGAAGTCCCTGCCGCTGCACGCCATCGAGCGCGCGCGGGTCTTCTGGACGACGGTGACGGGACTCAGCGAGGAGCCGAGCCGCAGCGCGCACCACACGGCCTTCGAGGCGCGGAGCGCGGCACTGCGGGACACCTCGGGCAGCACGGAGCTCCACACCGTGCTCGACCTGGACTACCGGGCGGTGTTCTGGTCGAGTCCCGAGGCCGCCACGCGTGAGGTCGCCGTCGCGCTCGAGCACGCCACCGTCGCCGTCGGCAACCGCGAGGAGTGCGAGGTCGCCGTGGGGGAGACCGACCCCGTCCGCGCCGCGGACGCCCTGCTCGAGCGTGGCGTCGAGATCGCGATCGTGAAGCAGGGACCCAAGGGCGTGCTGGCGAAGACCCGCGACGAGACCGTCGAGTACCGACCGCACACCATCGACGTCGTCAACGGGCTGGGGTCCGGCGACGGCTTCGGCGGGGCCCTGGTGCACGGGCTGCTGCAGGGCTGGAGCCTCGACCGCACCCTCGCCTTCGCGAACGCGGCCGGTGCCATCGTCGCCACCCGGTTCGAGTGCTCGACCGCGATGCCGACGAGCGACGAGATCGAGGACTTCCTGCGCACGAACCCGGCGCAGGCGACCACGAAGGAGGGCGTCGATGCCTGA
- a CDS encoding deoxyribose-phosphate aldolase: MPEISPADFARLRDLRAGSPERVAAVLRTRTRRPLLADDGKLFIVAADHPARGALAVRDDASAMADRYDLLERLVVALARPGVDGVLGTPDVLEDLALLGALDGKVVVGSMNRGGLRGASFELDDRYTAYSARAIKDAGLDFAKLLVRVALDDAGTAPTLEATARAVSEAAALQLPIMLEPFMSSWRDGKVVNDLTADAVITSMAIAAGLGESSAYSWLKIPVVDDMARVMAATTLPTLLLGGDPSGSPDETYATWADALALPGVRGLVVGRTLLYPQDGDVATAVDVASALVHSREDRGEFSTPARGHADSPTTSTTLDTSVPEGSNA, from the coding sequence ATGCCTGAGATCAGCCCTGCCGACTTCGCCCGGCTGCGCGACCTGCGTGCCGGGTCGCCGGAACGGGTCGCCGCGGTCCTGCGGACCCGGACCCGCCGACCGCTCCTCGCCGACGACGGCAAGCTCTTCATCGTCGCCGCCGACCACCCCGCCCGCGGTGCGCTCGCCGTGCGCGACGACGCGTCGGCGATGGCCGACCGCTACGACCTGCTCGAACGCCTCGTCGTGGCCCTCGCCCGACCGGGCGTCGACGGTGTCCTCGGCACACCGGACGTCCTCGAGGACCTCGCGCTCCTCGGAGCGCTCGACGGCAAGGTCGTCGTCGGGTCGATGAACCGGGGCGGCCTGCGCGGTGCCTCGTTCGAGCTCGACGACCGCTACACCGCGTACTCCGCGCGGGCGATCAAGGACGCCGGCCTGGACTTCGCGAAGCTGCTCGTCCGCGTCGCCCTCGACGATGCCGGCACGGCGCCCACGCTCGAGGCCACGGCGCGTGCCGTCAGCGAGGCGGCCGCGCTGCAGCTGCCGATCATGCTCGAGCCGTTCATGTCGTCGTGGCGCGACGGCAAGGTGGTCAACGACCTGACCGCCGACGCCGTGATCACGTCGATGGCGATCGCCGCGGGCCTCGGGGAGTCGAGCGCCTACAGCTGGCTGAAGATCCCGGTGGTCGACGACATGGCGCGCGTCATGGCCGCGACCACCCTGCCGACGCTGCTGCTCGGTGGCGACCCGTCCGGCAGCCCGGACGAGACGTACGCCACGTGGGCGGACGCGCTCGCCCTGCCGGGCGTCCGCGGACTCGTCGTCGGCCGGACCCTCCTCTACCCGCAGGACGGGGACGTCGCCACCGCGGTCGACGTCGCCTCCGCACTCGTCCACAGCCGGGAGGACCGTGGCGAGTTCTCCACACCGGCTCGCGGTCACGCCGACTCGCCCACCACGTCCACCACCCTGGACACGTCCGTCCCGGAAGGAAGCAACGCATGA
- a CDS encoding sugar phosphate isomerase/epimerase, translating into MTDTATPIGSPSTDAAPASIRIGTAPDSWGVWFPDDPKQVPWQRFLDEAAAAGYEWIELGPYGYLPTDPNQLSDELESRGLKLSAGTVFTGFHKGDDQFQRAWDQAVAVAGLAAKLGAQHLVTIPDLWRSDATEEVLEPRTLTGEQWDRLGKGHDQLGKALLEEFGVHQQFHTHADSHVGTYEETVRFLEVTSPEYTNLCLDTGHFAYYGGDNLELIAEHPERIGYLHLKQVDTDLLFDVLKNDVPFATAVSQGIMTEPPHGTPALAPIIEAVAQIDPDIFGIVEQDMYGCSVDAPGPIADRTFQHIFGSTSAARVS; encoded by the coding sequence ATGACCGACACCGCAACCCCCATCGGGTCCCCGTCCACGGACGCGGCGCCCGCCTCGATCCGGATCGGCACGGCGCCCGACTCGTGGGGCGTCTGGTTCCCGGACGACCCGAAGCAGGTGCCGTGGCAGCGCTTCCTCGACGAGGCGGCGGCCGCGGGCTACGAGTGGATCGAGCTCGGACCCTACGGGTACCTGCCGACGGACCCGAACCAGCTCTCCGACGAACTCGAGTCCCGCGGGCTCAAGCTCTCGGCCGGCACCGTCTTCACCGGGTTCCACAAGGGCGACGACCAGTTCCAGCGCGCCTGGGACCAGGCCGTCGCGGTGGCGGGGCTCGCTGCGAAGCTCGGTGCCCAGCACCTCGTCACGATCCCGGACCTCTGGCGGTCGGACGCGACGGAGGAGGTCCTCGAGCCGCGGACGCTGACCGGAGAGCAGTGGGACCGACTGGGCAAGGGGCACGACCAGCTCGGGAAGGCGCTGCTCGAGGAGTTCGGCGTCCACCAGCAGTTCCACACGCACGCGGACAGTCACGTCGGGACCTACGAGGAGACCGTGCGCTTCCTCGAGGTCACCAGCCCCGAGTACACGAACCTCTGCCTGGACACGGGCCACTTCGCCTACTACGGCGGCGACAACCTCGAGCTCATCGCCGAGCACCCCGAGCGCATCGGCTACCTGCACCTCAAGCAGGTGGACACCGACCTGCTGTTCGACGTGCTGAAGAACGACGTCCCCTTCGCCACCGCCGTGTCGCAGGGGATCATGACCGAACCCCCGCACGGCACGCCGGCGCTGGCGCCGATCATCGAGGCGGTCGCGCAGATCGACCCGGACATCTTCGGCATCGTCGAGCAGGACATGTACGGCTGCTCGGTCGACGCTCCCGGCCCCATCGCGGACCGCACCTTCCAGCACATCTTCGGCTCCACCTCGGCCGCTCGCGTCTCCTGA
- a CDS encoding Gfo/Idh/MocA family oxidoreductase, with product MTTQNLRVAVVGAGMMGADHVRRITAKISNADVVAVVEPDEARARAAAALAPGAITAASFEEALGATQVDGVIIATPGFLHEPILVTALERGLAVLCEKPLTTSAEDSLRIVELEQQHAERPKIQVGFMRRFDAGYQELKALRESGAHGALLALHHAHRNPTTPPNFSESMLIHDSVIHEIDIIPFLTGESIVAVEVKKPRKNSLAPADLPEPQFVLFTTESGTMAIVEINVNAQFGYQVTTDAVFESGVAYIGRDTSATVVTAGASGQGVTPSFKERFGAAYDEEVQRWVDAARRGGIDGPSAWDGYTASVVAEVAVRAQQSGVTEAVEYALEKPAFYGVDATDELVGA from the coding sequence ATGACCACGCAGAACCTCCGCGTCGCCGTCGTCGGCGCCGGCATGATGGGCGCCGACCACGTCCGTCGCATCACCGCGAAGATCTCGAACGCCGACGTCGTCGCGGTCGTCGAGCCGGACGAGGCCCGCGCCCGGGCCGCCGCAGCCCTCGCACCGGGCGCGATCACGGCAGCGTCCTTCGAGGAGGCGCTCGGGGCCACCCAGGTCGACGGCGTCATCATCGCCACACCGGGCTTCCTGCACGAGCCGATCCTCGTGACGGCGCTCGAGCGGGGCCTGGCCGTCCTGTGCGAGAAGCCGCTGACGACCAGCGCCGAGGACAGTCTGCGCATCGTCGAGCTCGAGCAGCAGCACGCCGAGCGCCCGAAGATCCAGGTCGGCTTCATGCGCCGCTTCGACGCCGGGTACCAGGAGCTCAAGGCACTCCGCGAGTCCGGTGCCCACGGCGCCCTGCTGGCGCTGCACCACGCGCACCGCAACCCGACGACGCCCCCGAACTTCAGCGAGTCGATGCTGATCCACGACTCGGTCATCCACGAGATCGACATCATCCCGTTCCTGACGGGCGAGTCGATCGTGGCGGTCGAGGTGAAGAAGCCGCGCAAGAACTCGCTCGCCCCGGCAGACCTGCCCGAGCCCCAGTTCGTGCTGTTCACCACCGAGTCGGGCACGATGGCGATCGTCGAGATCAACGTCAACGCGCAGTTCGGGTACCAGGTCACCACCGACGCGGTGTTCGAGTCGGGTGTCGCGTACATCGGTCGTGACACCTCGGCCACCGTCGTCACCGCGGGTGCGTCCGGTCAGGGCGTGACGCCGTCGTTCAAGGAGCGCTTCGGTGCCGCCTACGACGAAGAGGTCCAGCGCTGGGTCGACGCAGCCCGCCGGGGCGGGATCGACGGACCGAGTGCCTGGGACGGGTACACGGCGTCCGTCGTCGCCGAGGTCGCGGTGCGGGCGCAGCAGTCCGGTGTGACCGAGGCGGTCGAGTACGCGCTCGAGAAGCCGGCGTTCTACGGTGTCGACGCCACCGACGAGCTCGTGGGGGCGTAG
- a CDS encoding CoA-acylating methylmalonate-semialdehyde dehydrogenase, whose translation MTTSTETTTVGHWIDGAHVASTSGRTAPVYDPALGVVTKQVALADEAEIQRAIASAKAAFPAWSTLSLAKRQQILFAFREVLNRDKAELAEIITSEHGKVIDDALGEIARGQEVVELATNIPSLMKGEFSDQVSTGIDVYSIRQPLGVVGIISPFNFPAMVPLWFLPIAIAAGNTVVLKPSEKDPSAAIWLAAKFKEAGLPDGVFTVLNGDKASVDGLLTSPDVESISFVGSTPIAQYVYETGTKHGKRVQALGGAKNHMLVLPDADLDLVADNAINAGFGSAGERCMAISVVVAVEPVADELIQKITERAATLRIGDGRRGCDMGPLVTEQHRDKVASYIEVAEQDGAVVVVDGRTVRPDGDENGFWLGPTLIDEVPTTSRVYTEEIFGPVLSVVRVQSYDEGLELINSGAFGNGTAIFTNDGGAARRFQRDVQVGMIGINVPIPVPVAYYSFGGWKNSLFGDHKAYGADGVSFFTRQKAITSRWLDPATHGGVDLGFPSNG comes from the coding sequence ATGACCACCAGCACCGAGACCACCACCGTCGGGCACTGGATCGACGGCGCGCACGTCGCGTCGACCTCCGGACGGACCGCCCCGGTGTACGACCCGGCGCTCGGCGTCGTGACGAAGCAGGTCGCCCTGGCCGACGAGGCCGAGATCCAGCGGGCGATCGCGAGTGCCAAGGCTGCGTTCCCGGCGTGGAGCACCCTGTCGCTCGCGAAGCGGCAGCAGATCCTGTTCGCCTTCCGCGAGGTCCTGAACCGCGACAAGGCCGAGCTCGCCGAGATCATCACGAGCGAGCACGGCAAGGTCATCGACGACGCCCTGGGCGAGATCGCCCGTGGGCAGGAGGTCGTGGAGCTCGCGACGAACATCCCGTCGCTGATGAAGGGCGAGTTCTCCGACCAGGTCTCGACCGGCATCGACGTGTACTCGATCCGCCAGCCGCTCGGCGTGGTCGGGATCATCTCGCCCTTCAACTTCCCGGCGATGGTGCCGCTCTGGTTCCTGCCGATCGCGATCGCCGCCGGCAACACCGTCGTGCTGAAGCCCAGCGAGAAGGACCCGTCCGCAGCGATCTGGCTGGCCGCGAAGTTCAAGGAGGCCGGCCTGCCCGACGGCGTATTCACGGTGCTCAACGGCGACAAGGCCTCGGTCGACGGACTCCTCACCAGCCCCGACGTCGAGTCGATCTCGTTCGTCGGTTCCACCCCCATCGCCCAGTACGTGTACGAGACCGGCACGAAGCACGGCAAGCGCGTCCAGGCGCTCGGTGGTGCGAAGAACCACATGCTCGTCCTGCCCGACGCCGACCTCGACCTCGTCGCGGACAACGCGATCAACGCCGGCTTCGGCTCGGCCGGTGAGCGCTGCATGGCGATCTCGGTCGTCGTGGCGGTCGAGCCCGTCGCGGACGAACTCATCCAGAAGATCACGGAGCGCGCGGCCACCCTGCGCATCGGCGACGGACGCCGTGGCTGCGACATGGGTCCGCTCGTCACCGAGCAGCACCGCGACAAGGTCGCCTCGTACATCGAGGTCGCCGAGCAGGACGGTGCGGTGGTCGTGGTGGACGGCCGCACCGTCCGACCCGACGGCGACGAGAACGGGTTCTGGCTCGGTCCGACGCTGATCGACGAGGTGCCCACCACGAGCCGCGTGTACACCGAGGAGATCTTCGGCCCGGTGCTGAGCGTCGTCCGCGTGCAGTCCTACGACGAAGGCCTCGAGCTGATCAATTCCGGCGCCTTCGGCAACGGCACCGCGATCTTCACCAACGACGGCGGCGCCGCCCGCCGGTTCCAGCGCGACGTGCAGGTCGGCATGATCGGCATCAACGTCCCGATCCCGGTCCCGGTGGCCTACTACTCGTTCGGCGGGTGGAAGAACTCCCTGTTCGGCGACCACAAGGCGTACGGCGCCGACGGCGTGAGCTTCTTCACCCGCCAGAAGGCGATCACCTCCCGCTGGCTCGACCCGGCCACGCACGGCGGTGTCGACCTCGGCTTCCCGTCGAACGGCTGA
- the glpX gene encoding class II fructose-bisphosphatase has protein sequence MTPTTETGSLFLQPDRNLALELVRATEAAAIRAQPWVGRGEKNLADGAAVDAMRKFLGTVNFDGVVVIGEGEKDNAPMLYNGEHVGNGHGPACDIAVDPIDGTSLTAAGRQNAISVMAVSDRGSMYDPSAVFYMDKIAAGPEGRGVLDLEKPIGENIRALAKAKHKDIEDMQIAVLDRPRHDELIRAIRATGAGTRLLLDGDVAGGISAALPGSKIDMCVGVGGTPEGIITACAIKALGGVILGKLQPKDDEERQKALDAGHDLDKVLDQDDLVTGDNTFFVATGVTDGVLVDGVRRSRGVIHTDSLVLRSRSNTIRRIQADHRAEKWF, from the coding sequence GTGACTCCCACTACGGAAACCGGCTCCCTGTTCCTCCAGCCCGACCGCAACCTGGCGCTCGAGCTCGTGCGTGCGACGGAGGCCGCCGCGATCCGTGCACAGCCGTGGGTCGGCCGGGGCGAGAAGAACCTCGCGGACGGAGCGGCCGTCGACGCGATGCGCAAGTTCCTCGGCACCGTGAACTTCGACGGCGTCGTCGTGATCGGCGAGGGCGAGAAGGACAACGCGCCGATGCTCTACAACGGCGAGCACGTCGGCAACGGTCACGGGCCGGCCTGCGACATCGCGGTCGACCCGATCGACGGCACCTCGCTCACGGCCGCCGGCCGCCAGAACGCCATCTCCGTGATGGCCGTCTCGGACCGCGGCTCGATGTACGACCCGTCCGCCGTCTTCTACATGGACAAGATCGCGGCCGGTCCCGAGGGGCGCGGGGTCCTCGACCTCGAGAAGCCGATCGGTGAGAACATCCGCGCGCTCGCGAAGGCGAAGCACAAGGACATCGAGGACATGCAGATCGCCGTCCTCGACCGTCCCCGTCACGACGAACTCATCCGCGCGATCCGTGCCACGGGCGCCGGCACCCGCCTGCTGCTCGACGGCGACGTCGCCGGAGGCATCTCGGCGGCGCTGCCGGGTTCGAAGATCGACATGTGCGTCGGTGTCGGCGGCACCCCCGAGGGCATCATCACCGCGTGCGCGATCAAGGCGCTCGGCGGTGTGATCCTCGGCAAGCTGCAGCCGAAGGACGACGAGGAGCGCCAGAAGGCCCTGGACGCCGGCCACGACCTCGACAAGGTGCTCGACCAGGACGACCTGGTGACGGGCGACAACACCTTCTTCGTCGCCACCGGTGTCACCGACGGTGTGCTCGTGGACGGTGTCCGCCGGTCGCGCGGTGTCATCCACACGGACTCGCTCGTCCTCCGCTCCCGCTCGAACACCATCCGGCGCATCCAGGCGGACCACCGCGCCGAGAAGTGGTTCTGA
- the iolB gene encoding 5-deoxy-glucuronate isomerase, with protein MANEQQQHDRWFIPAGSRPEAGWTDVVDGRIQGWTHTGLRTGALQDGGELRLPADAVERLIVPLAGSFTVAYDDTEQALEGRAGVFEGQTDVLYLGSGTAATITGSGRIAVAEAPTGTVKPSVYIARDDVPVELRGAGQSSRQVHNFGTPAALDAVGFIVCEVITPAGNWSSYPPHKHDTLVPGQESDLEEIYYYETAVARGVSAPPEADPFALHRTYASDDRPIDEFRQVRTGDIALVPYGWHGPAVAAPGYDMYYLNVMAGPDPERVWNITDDPAHGWVRQTWTSEPVDPRLPYEKEPSR; from the coding sequence ATGGCGAACGAACAGCAACAGCACGACCGCTGGTTCATCCCGGCGGGCTCCCGCCCCGAGGCGGGCTGGACCGACGTCGTCGACGGCCGCATCCAGGGGTGGACGCACACCGGTCTGCGGACCGGTGCCCTGCAGGACGGGGGTGAGCTGCGCCTCCCGGCCGACGCGGTCGAGCGGCTCATCGTCCCGCTCGCGGGCAGCTTCACCGTCGCGTACGACGACACCGAGCAGGCGCTCGAGGGACGCGCCGGCGTCTTCGAGGGGCAGACCGACGTCCTGTACCTCGGGTCCGGCACCGCCGCGACGATCACCGGTTCCGGCCGGATCGCCGTGGCCGAGGCGCCCACCGGTACCGTCAAGCCGAGCGTGTACATCGCCCGCGACGACGTCCCGGTGGAGCTCCGCGGCGCGGGGCAGTCGAGCCGACAGGTGCACAACTTCGGCACTCCTGCGGCGCTCGACGCCGTGGGCTTCATCGTCTGCGAGGTGATCACGCCGGCCGGCAACTGGTCGTCGTACCCGCCGCACAAGCACGACACGCTCGTGCCCGGGCAGGAGTCGGACCTCGAGGAGATCTACTACTACGAGACCGCCGTCGCCCGGGGCGTCTCCGCTCCCCCCGAGGCCGATCCGTTCGCACTGCACCGGACGTACGCGTCCGACGACCGCCCGATCGACGAGTTCCGCCAGGTGCGGACCGGCGACATCGCTCTCGTGCCCTACGGCTGGCACGGTCCGGCCGTGGCGGCACCGGGCTACGACATGTACTACCTCAACGTGATGGCCGGGCCGGACCCGGAGCGCGTCTGGAACATCACCGACGACCCCGCCCACGGCTGGGTCCGTCAGACGTGGACCTCGGAACCGGTCGATCCGCGCCTGCCCTACGAGAAGGAGCCCTCCCGATGA